The Deinococcus sp. KSM4-11 genome contains the following window.
AGCGCCGCCCCGCGTTCCAGGGCGAGTAGCGCCAGAGGAACTGCCCATGGACGACTCCACCCCACCCGCCGGCGAGATCCCGCAGCGCCGCGCCACGGATCAGAAATTCAAGTTGAGCGTGCAGGGCGGCACCGTGCAGGACGTCGAAGGCCGCCACTCCGACGCGCCGGACGCGCCCAGCAACGGCCGCCGGGTGGTGGAATTCACCACGCCCCGCGCCAAGCTGATCGAGGAGGCGAACCTGGCCATCCGCGCGGACCTTGCCGCGTACCCCCGCGCCCTGGCCGCGTACGACGCGCTGCGCGGCGACCCGGAGGCCCTGGCCTGCTGGGACATGGCGAATTACGTGACCATGCGCAAGCTCGGGTACAACGACCACGGGCGCGTCCACGCCTTCATCACGGGGGCGGCCAGTATGGCCATCACGGAACTGCTGCTCGACGCCGGCGTGAGACCGGACCTGATGGACTCCGGCGTGGGCGACGCCGACGACGTGTACCTGACCGTGATCCTGGGCACCATGCTGCACGACATCGGCAACCAGATCCACCGCGTGGGGCACGAGGCGCACGGCGTCATGCTGGCCCTCCCGATCCTCGACCGCATCATGGGGCCGCTGTACGAGGATCCGTTCAAGCGCACCAAGGTCCGGTCGTTCATCCTGGGAGCCATCAACTGCCACGACCTGAATCCGCCCCCCCTGACGCTGGAGGCCGGCATCACCGCCGTGGCGGACGGCACCGACATCACCAAGGGCCGCGGGCGCAAGGCCTTCTCGCTGGGCAGCGTGGACATCCATTCCATCAGCGCCCTGGCCGTCGATGAGGTCGTGATCGAGAAGGGCAGCCAGATGCCGGTGCTGATCAACGTTACCATGAACAACTCCGGCGGCATCTTCCAGGTCGAGGAGATCCTGGCCCCCAAGGTGATCCGCACGCCCATGCGCCGCTTCGTGGAACTGCGCGCCTCCACCCGGCCGCAGGGCGACGAGCAGATCCTGTCGCGCGTGCGCCTGGACGGCGACCACTTCGTGATGGATCTGGAGGGTGGCGGCCGGGTCGAGGTCGAGGTGAAGGACACGCAGAAGCGCGCCCAGGAGGCCATCGTGGCGCAACTGGGCGTGCCCTCCGACAGCCGCTGAGCGGCGACGGCCTTACTTCTTCGGCGTCGAGCCGGGCAGTGGCGTGGTGCGCGCCGGGCCGCCGTCTACGCCGCCTGCCCGCGTGACGCCCGCCCCACCGTGCGCCGAGCCGCCCAGGTCGCTGTCGCCGTCGTTGTTCGGTTCCCCCTGCCGGTCCTCGCCGTCGCTGCCGCCGAGCGTGCCATCACCGAAGCCCGGCTGGTCGTTGGGGTTGCGTTCGTCCACGTCGGCCGCGTC
Protein-coding sequences here:
- a CDS encoding phosphohydrolase, which codes for MDDSTPPAGEIPQRRATDQKFKLSVQGGTVQDVEGRHSDAPDAPSNGRRVVEFTTPRAKLIEEANLAIRADLAAYPRALAAYDALRGDPEALACWDMANYVTMRKLGYNDHGRVHAFITGAASMAITELLLDAGVRPDLMDSGVGDADDVYLTVILGTMLHDIGNQIHRVGHEAHGVMLALPILDRIMGPLYEDPFKRTKVRSFILGAINCHDLNPPPLTLEAGITAVADGTDITKGRGRKAFSLGSVDIHSISALAVDEVVIEKGSQMPVLINVTMNNSGGIFQVEEILAPKVIRTPMRRFVELRASTRPQGDEQILSRVRLDGDHFVMDLEGGGRVEVEVKDTQKRAQEAIVAQLGVPSDSR